From Solidesulfovibrio fructosivorans JJ]:
AGGAGGAATGCGATGCCAAGGAAACCCGCCTATGCCGACCAGGCCTCCGAGGAATTGCGCGAAATCGTGCGCCACGCCGGGGCGCTCCTCGACGCCACGGCCGACGAGGCCGACGAGCGCATCCAAAAGGCCAGGCAGCGCCTGGAGGAACGCCTCGAAGCCGCCAAAGGCAAATACGCCGACATCGAGGGGCTGCTCGACGAGACCGTGGCCACGGCGGACCGCATGGTGCGCGAAAAACCCTACCACGTCGTGGGCGGCTCCTTTCTGCTGGGGCTGTTCCTCGGCTGGTTCATGAGCAGGAAGTAGCATGGCCTCCGGGCTTGGCCCGCTTGACGAAACCCTTGCCGCCGGGGGCCGGTTGTCCGGCGTCTGCCTGGACATCCTGGCCGACCGGCTGGAACTTCTGGGGCTGGAGGCCAGGGAGGCCAAGGTCCGTCTGGCCCAGTGCCTGATCCTGGCCTGCGCGGGCGCGGCGCTTCTGGTCGTGGGCCTGGGGCTTGTCGGCGTGGCCGTGCTCATCGCCGTGCCGCCGCCATGGCGGGCCTGGGTGGCCGCCGGCATTGCCTTTGTCTGCCTGGCCGCGGGGGCGGGCGCCTTCTGGCGTCTGCGCCGCCGCCTGTCCGGGCTGCCGCGGGTCTTTTCCCAAACCGCCGCCGAGTTGCGAAAGGATCGCGAATGTTTTTAGACGGAGAGTTGCGCAAACTCGAGGCCGAGAAAAGACGGCTGGCCCTTCGCGGCGACATCAACCGGCGGCTCCTGGGACTGGAATGGGGATTGGCCGGAGCGTCCCTGCGGCGCGGCTTCTCCGACCTGACGGCGGGGATGAGGCTGGCCCGTCGCCTGCTGTCTTTTCTTGGCGGGCGCTGACGAGACAAACGAAACCAGCCGGCCGGCGACGCGGGAGACGGCATGTGAAAATCCGCTGGACCCTCTCCATCCGGGGCGGACTCGTTCTCCTGGCCCTTTTGGCCGTGCTGCCGGCACTGGCCCTGCAAGTCTATGACGGGGTCCTGCAGCGCCGCCACCTGATCGACGACGCCACCATGGAGTCGCGGCGTTCGGCGGCCTCCTTCGCCCAGGTCCAGGCCAGCATCACCGACAGCACCCGGCTGCTTCTCACCACCCTGGCCGCCATGCCCGAGGTGCGCCGCCTGGACACCGCCGCCTGCGACGCGCTTTTCGCCTCCCTGCTGCGACAAAACCCCATCTACATCAATATCCTCGTCACCAACCGGCAGGGCGACATCGTCGCCTCCGGCCTGCCCTACGGCCGGGTCAACCTAGCCGACCGCAAGCACTTCCGGGACGCCATGGCCACGGGCCGTTTTTCCGCCGGCGAATACATCGTCAGCCGCACGGGCTTCGACCCCGCCTTCCCCTTCGCCCTGCCCTTCCGCGACAACGCCGGCAACACGGCCGGCGTGCTCATCGCCGCGGTCAAGCTCGCCAGCTACGACAGGGCTTTCGACAAGCTGCTTTTGCCCCCGGGCTCCATGCTCGGCATCACCGACAACAAGGGCGTGCGCCTTTACTACCGGCCCAAAACCACGACAAACCCGCTGGGCCGGCCCATCAAGGCCGAGGTCTGGCGGCGCGTCGCCGAAGGCGGCGAGGAAGGCGCGTTTCCACAAACCGGCACCGACGGCCGCCACCGCTTTTTCGCCTACCAAAAGCTTTCCCTGGAGCCGGGGCAGGCCCCGTACATGACCTTCGTGGTGGGGCTGCCCGCATCCGTGGTGCTGGCCCCGGCCAGAAAAGCCCTGGCCACGAACCTGATTTTGCTGGCCGCGACCGCCTTCCTGGCCCTCGGCGTGGCCTGGTTTTTCGGCGGCGCGGTCATCGCCAGGCGGCTCGACCGGGTCGCCGCCACCGCCGACCGCATCGGACGCGGCGACCTGACCGCCCGCACGGGCCTGCCTTACGGCGCGGGCGGCATCGGCAAGGTGGCCAAGACCCTGGACTCCATGGCGGAGCTGCTCGCCCGACACGAAACGGCCCGCGAAAACGCCCTGGCCGCCCTGCGCCGCAACCAGGAGCGCATGGCCCATATCGCCGCCAGCATGGCCGACTGGATATGGGAAACCGATGCCGACGCCCGCTTCGTCTATGTCAGCGCCAGGGTGCGCCAAGCCATGGGCTACGATCCCGAGGCGCTTCTCGGCAAATCCTTTTTCGATTTCCTGGCCCCCGGCGAAGAGGCGCGGGTCCGGCCGGTCTTCGAGGCGGCCAGGGAGACGGGGGAACCCCTGCGCGAGTGCGTCAACTGGCGCGTGGCCCGGGACGGCCTGCGGCGCTGCATCAGCACGAGCGGCGTCCCCTGGCACGACGAATCCGGCGTATTCAAGGGCTACCGGGGCGTGGACAGGGACGTCACCGCGCGCATGCAGGCCGAACAGGAGCTGCGCGAGTCCCTGGACGAAAAGGACACCCTGCTCAAGGAAATCCACCACCGGGTCAAAAACAACCTCCAGATCATCTCCGGCCTGCTCTACCTCCAGGAAGAGCAGGTCCACGATCCGACGGCCTTGGAGAGCTTCCGCGAAAGCCGCAACCGCATCGCCTCCATGGCCCTCGTCCACGAGGAGCTTTACCGCGCGACCAGCCTGTCGCGCATCCGCCTCGACGACTACATCCGGGAGCTCTTGCCGCGCCTGTTCGGCCATGACCAGAAAACGCCCCGCCTGTCCTTCGATTGCCGCCTCGACCCGGTCGGCGTGCCCATCGAGAAGGCGGTGCCGGCCGGACTTGCCCTCAACGAGCTTTTCACCAACGCCTACAAACACGGCTTCGCCGGGCGCGAGACCGGACTCTTGCTCGTGGAGCTGCGCGAAGAGGAAAAAGACGTGGTCATCAAGGTCCGCGACGACGGCCCCGGCCTGCCCGAGGGCTTCGACCCGGATGCGGGGGCCACTCTCGGCATGCAGCTCATCGCCAACCTGTCCCGGCAGCTCGGCGGAACCGTGGAGGCCGGAAACGACGGCGGCGCGGTCTTCACCCTGCGTTTTCCCAAATGACCGAAAAATGCCTTCCGCGCGCCCTTTGCCGCCGGCCGGCAACATGGTAGGGATACCCACGGGGCGGACGCTCCCCTGGAGGCGTTATGACAGCCGAATGGATCAGACACGACGACAGCACGCACTACATCAACCTCGGCAAGGCCCTGCTCGTGGCCGTCATCCATGAACGCATGGGCGCGCCGGGCTGGAAAATCCAGGTCGGCAAACGCTCGCTCAAGGACAAGATCCCCAACCTCGAGGACGCCAAAAAGGTGGCTCTGGCCTACGCCGAACGCGTGGCCAAGGACATCCGGGCCGACCTCGACGCCCTGCATCCCGCCGAGACGCCAAAGGAATCCTCATGATCGATCGCCCGACGGCCGTGGAATGCATCGCGGCCCAAAATCCCCATCCCGGACTGGTGGCCCACGGCCGCGAAACCGAAGTCGTCATGCGGGCCATGGCGGCCCGGCTCGGGGAAGATCCCGAGCTTTGGGGCATAACCGGCCTGCTCCACGACCTGGACTACCCGCAGACCGCCGCCACCCCCGAACGCCACGGCCTCGCCCTGGCCGAGCTTTTGCCCGAAGGCGCGCTGCCGCCCGAGGCCATGCACGCCATCGCCGCCCACAACGACGAGCACACGGGCGTCGCGCCGCAAACGCCCTTCGACTTCGCCCTGCGGGCATCCGAAAGCGTCACCGGCATCATCTCCGCCGCCGCCCTGGTGCGGCCGGACAAGATGGTCGGCATGAAGCCCAAAAGCATCAAAAAGAAGATGAAGGACAAGGCCTTTGCCGCCAACGTGCGCCGGGCCAACATCCTGGAGTGCGAGAAGGCCGGGGTGCCCCTGGACGAGTTTTTGGCCCTGGCCATCGCCGCCATTGCCGACGTCGCCGCCGAGACCGGACTGGCCTGATCGTTTCCCATGGCCCGTCTCATCTGGCTGGGGGCCATGGCCGCCCTGTTTTTCAGCAGCACCTTCGTGCTCAACCGGGCCATGAGCCTGGAAGGCGGGCACTGGGTGTGGTCGGCCAGCCTGCGCTACGCCTTCATGCTGCCGATCCTCCTGGCCTGGACGCTCGCTTCCGGCGGGCCGAAGGCGCTCAGGGAGGCCTTCGGGCTTTTCGGCCGCAACCCCGTCTTCTGGACCCTGGCCGGCTCCATCGGCTTCGGCGTTTTTTACGCCGGCATCACCCTGGCCGCCGCCTTTTCCCCGGGCTGGGTGGTGGCCACCACCTGGCAGTCCACCATCCTGGCCACGCCGCTGGTGCTGGCCCTTTTGGGTCGCAAGGTGCCGCGCAAGGGCCTGGCCTTCACCGGGCTCATCTTCTGCGGCATCGTGCTGGTCAACCTG
This genomic window contains:
- a CDS encoding histidine kinase dimerization/phosphoacceptor domain -containing protein; protein product: MKIRWTLSIRGGLVLLALLAVLPALALQVYDGVLQRRHLIDDATMESRRSAASFAQVQASITDSTRLLLTTLAAMPEVRRLDTAACDALFASLLRQNPIYINILVTNRQGDIVASGLPYGRVNLADRKHFRDAMATGRFSAGEYIVSRTGFDPAFPFALPFRDNAGNTAGVLIAAVKLASYDRAFDKLLLPPGSMLGITDNKGVRLYYRPKTTTNPLGRPIKAEVWRRVAEGGEEGAFPQTGTDGRHRFFAYQKLSLEPGQAPYMTFVVGLPASVVLAPARKALATNLILLAATAFLALGVAWFFGGAVIARRLDRVAATADRIGRGDLTARTGLPYGAGGIGKVAKTLDSMAELLARHETARENALAALRRNQERMAHIAASMADWIWETDADARFVYVSARVRQAMGYDPEALLGKSFFDFLAPGEEARVRPVFEAARETGEPLRECVNWRVARDGLRRCISTSGVPWHDESGVFKGYRGVDRDVTARMQAEQELRESLDEKDTLLKEIHHRVKNNLQIISGLLYLQEEQVHDPTALESFRESRNRIASMALVHEELYRATSLSRIRLDDYIRELLPRLFGHDQKTPRLSFDCRLDPVGVPIEKAVPAGLALNELFTNAYKHGFAGRETGLLLVELREEEKDVVIKVRDDGPGLPEGFDPDAGATLGMQLIANLSRQLGGTVEAGNDGGAVFTLRFPK
- a CDS encoding DUF883 family protein → MPRKPAYADQASEELREIVRHAGALLDATADEADERIQKARQRLEERLEAAKGKYADIEGLLDETVATADRMVREKPYHVVGGSFLLGLFLGWFMSRK
- a CDS encoding HDIG domain-containing metalloprotein translates to MIDRPTAVECIAAQNPHPGLVAHGRETEVVMRAMAARLGEDPELWGITGLLHDLDYPQTAATPERHGLALAELLPEGALPPEAMHAIAAHNDEHTGVAPQTPFDFALRASESVTGIISAAALVRPDKMVGMKPKSIKKKMKDKAFAANVRRANILECEKAGVPLDEFLALAIAAIADVAAETGLA
- a CDS encoding phage holin family protein gives rise to the protein MASGLGPLDETLAAGGRLSGVCLDILADRLELLGLEAREAKVRLAQCLILACAGAALLVVGLGLVGVAVLIAVPPPWRAWVAAGIAFVCLAAGAGAFWRLRRRLSGLPRVFSQTAAELRKDRECF